AAAACAAAGAGCTCGGCTTCGAGGTCAATCTCACCTACCGCGAAGGTATCGAAAGCAAGGCTGTGGACGACTTCCTCGAGGCGTTTATCAGCGAAGCGATGGAAGCCAATGAACTCGGCTATATCGGTGGCGAAGACTACGGTTTTGTCTGCCTTGGCCGTCGTGGTTCGGTCAGCGAAGAGCAGCGTGCGAAAGTCGACGCCTGGCTGAAAGGCCGCAGCGAGCTGGCTGAGTACAATGTCAGCCCACTGATGGATGTGTGGTATCCGGAAAACCCGATCAGGACTGAGAAGTAGTCTCTTCGTCTGATCCTTGCGATGCTGCCCGCCGGGCCTTTCTACGCGAGCGCCTGGTCAGCAGCATCTGCAACACATGCATCAGCGTTGCGATAAGCAGCGCCACAGCTACACCGATGGCTGCATTGATAAGGCGTATCTGCGGCAGGTTCCAGTCCTGGGCCAGCGTCTCTGCCAGCAAGAGGAACAGCAGCGTGGTCTGCAGGACGAAGAGCCCGTAGTGATTCGCCTGAAACGCTCTGCCCAGCACGATAAGCGGCAGCAGGATCATCACCATCAGAGGCGGGTCAGCCAGGCCGTGGCCGATGTAGATCAGTATGGTCGCGGCCGCCAATATTCCAAGGCTGGCCTGTAGCGCCCGCACCAGACTCCGCTCCAGATCCATCTGCAGCGTGGTGAACACCGCCAGCGTCAGCCAGTAGCCTCTGGGCAGTTCAGCCATATTCACGATCACCCCGCCCAATGCTCCGGCCAGGATGTAGGTCAGGGCGTGCACGCGCCATTGCCGGATCGGCGTTCGGCGGGCATGCCTGCGCAGCACTCGCAAGATGCTCATCAGTCGCGGCATGTATGGCCACATGCGCAGCCCATGCATCCCTCGCAGACCGAAGGCGAGCAAGGTCACCCAAAGTCCGCCGAGCGCGAAAAGAAAGGCTATCGCGTACGGGTTGTTGAAGTCGCCGATGCCGTGCTGTCCTTGGCCTAGGCATAGGCAGATTGCCAAACCGATACCGAGCTTTCCCGCTTCGCTGCCGTAGCGCTGCAACCAGGCCAGCAGTAGGCCGTAGAAAGCGAACAGGCCGAGACTGATCAGAGGATGTGTCGCCGACCAGAAGCCCAGTCCGGCACTCCCGGCGCCCAGTGCAATGAGCAGCAGCATGCGCAGCATGCCAAAGCGATGAAGCGGATTGGCTTTGGCGGCCTGAAAGGCGCCGACCGTTGCCCAGAGGAAACCGGGATGACCGCTGAACAGCCCCAGTAGCAACGGCAAGGCGCAACCAAAGCCGGCCACCATGGCCGCGCCCCAGGCGGGGCGCCCAGGGTGCCAGTGGATGCTTTGCCGCAACAGACGCTTCATGGGGGTCAGACCGGGCTGGAGCGGCCGGTCATCTCGCCGGCCATCTCCGTGGCGTAGCTATCGGTCATGCCCGCGATGAAGTCGATCATGCGCAGGAATGACTGATAGAGCGGCAGCTCGGGAGAGGGCGCGCTGCGTCCGAGCAGGTCGAGGATCCGCTGATTCTTGAACGAGGGAGTGCCGCCGCGATGCTGTTCCAGTGCTGCGCCGCAAAATGCATTGAGCAGTATTTCGAGCGTTGTGTAGGCGCCAATCTCATGCAGGGTTTTGCGCTTGTCCTGAAAAATTTTCTGCCGCGCCATCGCCTTCGCCTGCAGTACGCACTCCTTGGCCGGCCCATGCATGTGCTCGACCAGGTCGCCATGCAACTCGCCACGAAGCAGGTTGTTCTGCTGCTCGACGAAGGCACCAGCGGCCGCATTGGTCAGGTGCTCGATCGCCTTGCCACGCAGAATGGCCAGTTTACGCCGCCTTGAATCCCTGGGGCCCAGCTGACGATAGGTTTCCGGAATGTCATCGCCCACCAAGTCCAGCAACAGCGCTTCGACTTCCGAATACTCCAGCAGCTCCATCTCGAGACCGTCTTCCAGATCGATCAGGCCGTAACAGATGTCGTCTGCTGCCTCCATGAGATAAACCAGGGGATGGCGAGCCCAGCGTTGCTCGGCGACGTTGGGCAGATTCAGCTTCTGTGCAATCTGCTCGAGCAACGGCTGTTCATTCTGATAGCACCCGAACTTGTGCTTCTTGTACCCCAGTGCCTCGGCATGACGGGAAGTCCAGGGGTACTTGAGATAGGTGCCGAGGGTGGCGTAGGTCAGTCGTGTTCCGCCGTCGAACTGGTGGTATTCGAGTTGCGTAAGCACTCGAAATCCCTGTGCGTTGCCTTCGAAGTTGAGAAAGTCCGCGCGTTGCGTATCGCTCATGTCGTCGAGCCATCCGCGCCCTGCGGCCTGCTGGAACCAGCAGCGAATGGCGTCCTCGCCGGAATGGCCGAAGGGTGGGTTGCCGATGTCGTGGGCCAGACAGGCAGACTGGACGATCATGCCGAGGTCGGCCGGGCTGCACCATTCGGGCAGGTCATCGCGCAATACTTCACCGACACGCATGCCGAGCGAGCGGCCAACACAACTCACCTCGAGCGAGTGGGTGAGGCGGGTATGGATGTGATCGTTGCTGGATACCGGATGAACCTGAGTCTTGCGCCCAAGCCGGCGAAAGGCACCGGAAAAAATGATGCGGTCATGATCCTTGTGAAAAGGGCTGCGGCCCAATTCATCGCTGCTGTGGGCGGATTTGCCGAGTCGTTCGCGGGTAAGCAGTGTGTGCCAGTCCAAGGACCATCTCCGTATTGCCATTAGCGGGCTGGTGCAAAGCTACCATAACTGCCGAACTGCTGATCGGAACTAGCGCCTTAGGAGGAGCGCGTTCAGGGTAGTGCCAACCTACCCGCGGGCTGGGCCACGGGTAGGTTCTGTTTAGTCAGGGACAGGAGGTTGACGCTAGTGCAGCTTTTCCCGCAGTTTTTGCTGGCCCTTGATTAGCGGATACAGCGTCAGCGCCACGCGAGCAAGTTTTCCCACCTTCCCCATCCTGCGTCCGAACAGCGCGAGTACGACCGTCGCAGCGATCATCATCGGTCCCTTGGCGGAACCGTGTTCGGTGGATGATCGACGCGAACTTACGAAGCTCTTCATCTGCTGAAGTGGATGTGAAAGAGGTTGCGCGTGGTAGAGCATCTGTTGACGGTGCATTTCCATACGCAGCCGCACCAGATCCTTGCGCATGCTCAGATCATTCGACGTGCTCAAGGGTTGGCTCATGGCAATAAACGCTCCCGGTTGCGCTCCAGTTCTTCAAGCGTGGCCTGAAACGGTGCGGCACATTGTTTGGCGAGCGAAGCGGCGCGGCTTACGCAGATAATCATCACCACCGCATAGATCGCGCATAACGTAAGAATCGCCGCGATCGGTTGTGTCTCCCAAAAGGCGATGACGATCGCTGCGGAAAGCCCTACCAGAATCAGTAAGCCGAGAATCAGGCTGATCCCAGCCAGGAGAAACAGCCGAAAAGTACGAGCTTTCTCTTCCTGAACCTCGATGCCCACCAGCTCCAGGTGTCCCTGGAGCAGGCCGACGAATGCGCCGCCCAGCTTCTTCAGCGATGGTTTGGGGGCCTCGTTGCCGGGCTTCGCTTCCATTGCTGGCTCTCCCATCAGCGGCGTGAAATCAGACCG
This DNA window, taken from Pseudomonas sp. FeN3W, encodes the following:
- a CDS encoding 50S ribosome-binding protein YggL, with translation MESKAVDDFLEAFISEAMEANELGYIGGEDYGFVCLGRRGSVSEEQRAKVDAWLKGRSELAEYNVSPLMDVWYPENPIRTEK
- a CDS encoding FUSC family protein; its protein translation is MKRLLRQSIHWHPGRPAWGAAMVAGFGCALPLLLGLFSGHPGFLWATVGAFQAAKANPLHRFGMLRMLLLIALGAGSAGLGFWSATHPLISLGLFAFYGLLLAWLQRYGSEAGKLGIGLAICLCLGQGQHGIGDFNNPYAIAFLFALGGLWVTLLAFGLRGMHGLRMWPYMPRLMSILRVLRRHARRTPIRQWRVHALTYILAGALGGVIVNMAELPRGYWLTLAVFTTLQMDLERSLVRALQASLGILAAATILIYIGHGLADPPLMVMILLPLIVLGRAFQANHYGLFVLQTTLLFLLLAETLAQDWNLPQIRLINAAIGVAVALLIATLMHVLQMLLTRRSRRKARRAASQGSDEETTSQS
- a CDS encoding deoxyguanosinetriphosphate triphosphohydrolase, producing the protein MDWHTLLTRERLGKSAHSSDELGRSPFHKDHDRIIFSGAFRRLGRKTQVHPVSSNDHIHTRLTHSLEVSCVGRSLGMRVGEVLRDDLPEWCSPADLGMIVQSACLAHDIGNPPFGHSGEDAIRCWFQQAAGRGWLDDMSDTQRADFLNFEGNAQGFRVLTQLEYHQFDGGTRLTYATLGTYLKYPWTSRHAEALGYKKHKFGCYQNEQPLLEQIAQKLNLPNVAEQRWARHPLVYLMEAADDICYGLIDLEDGLEMELLEYSEVEALLLDLVGDDIPETYRQLGPRDSRRRKLAILRGKAIEHLTNAAAGAFVEQQNNLLRGELHGDLVEHMHGPAKECVLQAKAMARQKIFQDKRKTLHEIGAYTTLEILLNAFCGAALEQHRGGTPSFKNQRILDLLGRSAPSPELPLYQSFLRMIDFIAGMTDSYATEMAGEMTGRSSPV
- a CDS encoding phage holin family protein → MEAKPGNEAPKPSLKKLGGAFVGLLQGHLELVGIEVQEEKARTFRLFLLAGISLILGLLILVGLSAAIVIAFWETQPIAAILTLCAIYAVVMIICVSRAASLAKQCAAPFQATLEELERNRERLLP